In Vanacampus margaritifer isolate UIUO_Vmar chromosome 6, RoL_Vmar_1.0, whole genome shotgun sequence, the DNA window ATTGACTTCATGGTCATAATCATAGTAAGATTTCACATATTTTAGAgatagacagacacacacacagacacacacacagacacacacacagacagatcAGCAACCCGACAAGCTGGTTGGCGATGGAAAAAGACTGTGTTGCGTTTAGTATCtagatgtgtttttatttttttattctgaccAAAAATATAGCTGAGGTCAACACACAATCGTCTCGCAGAAAAATTTACTCCGCAACCTACTCCATTTTGGTGTacataccttaaaaaaaagaaaaagaaaaatgataactGCTCTCTGTCTTGCTAGAGACATAAGCGCCACCCAAAACTCAGTTATTGGTTATCTATTCACCAAGACCAGATGAGGGTGACcagaaaataataaagaaaataataaagaaaataataaagaaaataataaagaaaataataaagaaaataatactagtcccatatcaaccactgcggtcttgaaaatactattttcagactaaaaacaagtaatgtcgacttttttcaagctgcaataaatacaactattttcttaaaatacatgagcTTTTAACACATGGATAACAGcatgagtgtcaagcagggggTAAAgaggtcccattttctttgtcatgaacTACCCAgaaattgaacccacaacctgtCTGAAggtaggcactctaccactagaccactgagctggtagtaaaagaaggaaaaatgagcttagtaaatataacgaaataAACCGTATTGCACTCGTCTATTTTGCTACTtgtatttttccccatttatcttattactagattattcaaaatttttaaataaaaaaactcatgaaaccccAGTCCAGggtctttgatgttggttagttgtcatcttaaaatgtgggaaatgcttgttttaatcttCAGGGTACTTCAAACTgcctgttaacactcaatgccaagactgcttgatcaaataagataattaagtaataagttgTCTTAAATaagtcttaaaataagcacaatgatcttgcctgacaatttatttttaagtaaaaaataacttgtcaaatcaaaataagcaaatttaggttaaatttaaaaaattatatcttacttaagattttagtttttgcagtgtttcATGAGACCCATAACCTGTATGGTTGCCTGTAAGGGCAACTTTAAGTGCCACTGCTGTACAACATTGTGCATGTGTGAGGGAGGCTGTGCTAATAATGAAGATTGAAATTATTTCAGAAAAgacccccagaaaaaaaagggtctaGAGCAGTGATGGGCAAACTCTgccctcgagggccgaagtcctgcaggttttggatgtttccctgctgcaacgcagctgatttcaatcaacaggatcgttatcaggcttatgcggaacttgctgatgagctgatcatgaatcagctgtgttagagaagggaaacatccaaaacctgaaggactctggccctcgaggaccaagtgtACCTACCCCTGGTCTAGAGGAAAGAATTGGGTTcagggttttaggtgaactaatgaatacacacacactcgcacgcacgcacgcacgcacgcacgcacgcacatacacatacacatacacatactcacccacatacaaaaaaaaatatatatatatatatatatatatatatatatatatatatataaaaggagagcaatgatggcatgtcaaatcgaatgaacaatactgagctctccagaagaagaaaaaaaagagaaaaaaagaattgggTTCGGGGAAGACGGTTAACTTTTGATAATGTTTGACTTGACCTTTAAATAAACATGTAATGTTTAAATATGTATGTTCATTGAGTTATGTCACTCAAATTGAATATTGATTAATATTGGTGAAATGTAACTTTTCACTGCAGCTTAGATCTTAACTTGTGTTTATATAGATCCTCAGCAATGGTCCTTTTGGTCACCACGTGATTTTTGACACTATAGTGGTAGTGACCCGtccattcaacaaaaaaaaggataccTTTGATGTTAAAAAGGCCCTGAGTAATATTTCATTGTGACATTTTCAGAGACATTGACAGTttattttagctaaagataATTATGATGTTAGATGTAACATAAACATTTGAACAGGGCAATAGTGtcaaaatttgattattttaatcaaatcaaGAAGAAAAAGTGTTATTCTACAACTAGTTAAGACTAGAGGAAGCTGagaaataatcttttctcttttcgtTGGGGCGCATTTTGGATTGTTTGCATACCAGCCACTAGGGGGCCACCCCAACTTGCATCCGTGGATTTTTGAAAACTTTAGACACACTGTCAAAAATCAAAAACTTGTCCATAAGTGCATAATTTTCATGAATTCTCTCCTAGCTATGAGGAGTCCACTGCATAGTGCTGAGTTAGTATTAAACTCCATGTTGGTGCAGGCAGGActacataccaaaaaaaacatatgtatgCAATTGTTTCGGTCcgaaaaaaactcattttatctagtgctatttttattcatgttataaaattcaatttaataatattatGCTCTTTTTATCATGTATTTTATACatgtgttttgacttttttgggggtaacATACCTACATCATGTGTACAATGTAGTATGTATTATCTCAGGTTTTGCACCTGTGCGAACATGTGATAGTGGGTTGGCCGCTGTGTGCATTTCTGATGATGCTAGTTGCTCACTGTGGTTCGAGGAATGCTCGGGGAATGGGAGTTCTTGTATGTTTCAATgtgaaaaatattcatttatttatttattttcacgttTGTGATTGCATACGGGACATTACCACAGCTGcggttgttttttaaagtcctCAAATGACCAGCAGGTGTCGGTGTAACATAAAGCAATAATGATGCATAAACATAGCGGCTCAAGCATTTTGCACCTATTTGTTTATAAATATGGACTATATTTTAGAGTACAGTACTTCAGCTAAGTTTAACGAATGTCGAAGAATCAGTGTCATTAAGTAATCATAATTATGAAGACaattaaaatacgtttttgggagaaataAATTCTAAATTATACACGCTTTTGTAATAATCTCCATTTAGGTTGTCAGCGCATAACAAAGCACATTGTAGTTTAATTCGACAGTCTGATAGCCATATCCCACTTGgataatacagtacagtactgcatTCTTTCTGGGAAACCAATCAAGCGGAACTTTAGTTTGTGCCCGTTTCTACACGACGACGGAACATACGTCTATCTCCGGCAAGCAGAGGTTCTAATGTTGATGCGTTACTAAATGCGTTATTATGAGTGTAAGTCATCTTACTATAGCTTTTCAATGACACTATTAAATGAGGCACGGCTATTATGTATTGCACCGAGAGGGCGGGGCGTCATGTTAAAAGTTGTAAGCACGTTCAGGTTGTCTTATTTAAAATCAATTAGACGCAGGTATTTCTCTACTGAATGCCTGGATGAGGAATCTATTAGGAGGTTCATTTATGAAAACACAAAGATTGTTGAAGATCATAACCTGACACCAGAGATCAAACTCAGACTTTTCACCCCAGACTGTAGGTTTTGGTTTGAAAGACCAGAACTTTGGCCTTTTGATGACCCATACTGGGCCATATACTGGCCAGGAGGGCAAGCACTCTCAAGGTaagcattttattgtatttaataatgtgattttttttttttttttttaattgttgtttgCTGAAACTTCATACCTGCAGGTATCTCCTGGATAATCCTGGAGTAAGTTTGGGGAAATCCGTATTGGATCTAGGAAGTGGCTGTGGAGCTTCGGCCATCGCTGCAAAACTGTGTGGTGCCGATCAAGTAGTCGCTAATGACATTGACTCAGGTGAGCACTGTcaataacatttcttttcagTCCTAATTATTTTGTGTATACAATAAATCAACACAAACATTGAGAAGTGGATGACAGTTGGATATCAGATTCTACATGAAGTCAGATGCAAATGAATGTCACTTCTAAATATGTTTCTTTCTATCACAGTTGCCACACTTGCAACCTGCATGAATTTCAAGCTCAACGGTCTGGAGTCCCCAGTTTGTGTGACAGATAACATGATTGGTTCAGATCCTGGCAACTTTGACCTGATTCTTCTTGGCGACATGTTCTACGATGAGACCCTCGCCTGCAGCCTTCATGCTTGGTTGCAACACTGCATAAAAGCCCACAACAGCCAAGTTCTAATTGGAGATCCTGGCAGAGCCCACTTTGAGGAGCATGGCTTTCAAAGGCTTCTGCAGAAGTTGGCCGAATTTGAGCTGCCCAAGTCTGTCCGAGAAGAGAACTATGGTCTAACTTGCAGCAGTGTTTGGTGCTATGATCAGCAACTAACCTTAAAATAAACTTGTATTAAGATGcattttttgatttgattgaacATTGTTCAGCATATCATTTTACATTATAACAACATAAGCTACTTGTATGTACCTTGCTGTTGAAATTGCACTTCACATTGTACCATACTGTACGTTAAAGGTGTACAAACAAATGTGAGACTTCTGTTAGTCACCATTTATTGAAAAGTAGCCGTGTGcgttaataaaatatttgctgttGATCTGATTTAAAGTAAACACCAGGCCAGTTTTGTCAACACTGGATTTTAAGAATAAAGTTGCTAAATCATGACATTTCTAAATTTGAATGAACTGTCATGATTTATGGGTGTTATAGTGCCAGTGGCACTTTGCAATTGAATACCGGTAACTATTGCCGAATATGACTAAATTGTACTTTCGTAACTATTATTGATTTGATGTTATTTGTCAGAGTGAAAGGGCCCTGTCTTAATTCAATTAGCACTACGGACAATGCCTTTGAGCAAAGAGCCTTGAGACTATTTATACCCTGTATCATAGGGTGACCAACCGTCCCGTGTCGAGTGGGCACGCACAGCGTTTGAAGCTCAATTAATGTGTCCCGCAAATTGGAGTCATGTCCCGCAAAATCAGTGCTTGccttaataataacaataactttCATAAGAGTTTGGCGCGATGCTGTCAGCCGTAACCATGACAACAACAAGGTGTAGCCACGGACATTCATATACAGTAAGTATAGTCCGCCTGTGTGAGTCGCTCACAAAAAGTCCCGCGTTGCCTTCACGGTCGCTGGACTGTTGTAAACCGCTGAACCAATTGCTTTTTCGTTGTTGACTAATGTTGTGAAATTTTCAGCAGTTCGGCGAGATTAATGAAACAGTCCGacaaacaatttgtcttttgggtttctttatatttgaagcttcaaatgtACACTAGTCTTATGGAGCACTTTATATGGTCGTGGTCTGTGAGAGAGTGCGCAGAAAGAATCACGGGAAGATTCCTTATGCTgcctagtttaaaaaaaataaaaatgggagggAGGAAGGCAAGCAGTCTGTTCTGGGCAAGTTTATCAGTTCAAGGTTACTTTGGTATTGCTTTCTGTCCAAGGAATGAAAAGTCCTTTGTTAACGAAAATACAGGTGTACACACTACAATAAACTGATGTTAATATGTGCTGAATAATTGTTTCCCATAACACCTACTTCTGCTCAGCACTTTGAATCAAAAGACTTTTCTCATTAAAGATACGCCGGCATAACTAGGATGTTGTGAtgacaaacgtttttttttattttaaatgcgaCCATCACACGGGATTGTTTGCTATCTTCAGCTAGCCCGTCTAATAATACAGGGGCCACATCTGCGTGCTTAAAGACACAGCAACATCTCAAGACACTtattgtcaggttcagtcaacctagaacatttcaaatctctgaaatgcttcggacaactgagacagacacactacacataCGGActcgtcgacgggaacgcgcaaccgaggggcacaaaggcggaagcgcaagaacgaGGACGCgacccacacgtcacaaacaggaaacggaaacaaaaaaaataataatagaaaaataaataaaaaagagagagcaatgatgatggcatgtcaaatcggtaaaattactgaatgaacaatactgagctctccagaaaaaaaaaaaaggaaacggaaacaaagctgtgtgaaaaccaggaagtcggaagtcccgcctcctccgtggcatataccccactGTAATACTTTTGTTATCCTttaaagctttaatattaatgTGTTCAAATTTAATGAGTTTGTTTGAATGATTTTAGTATGAATGTGATTGTACAAAATGCTTAATATGAAATCATCACAAAACGTATGGGCCCTCActgcatattatttttttgataccCACAAACATGTGCAGAGTGTGAATTTTTTGCTTAAGTTCTACATCATGTTTTCTAAACAAAACTGAGGTCATAACCATATCAGCAATCAATTGTCTGCTCAAATGGCTTTCGAATATTTTGGTAAAGTCATTACTGCCATTGTTCAATTTAATTCACAAACTGCATTTTTCACATTCATCTCTTGATTAAAATGTATCACTCAGACATTGTCTTAGTCATCGGTGTGTCAATTCAATTTCATAAGTGGCATCGTTATCTTAGCATAATTAGCGCCCCAACTCATGCAATAATTCCACAGCCCTTAAATCAACCCGTGggtgttatttcattttaaaatagcataatcaaaaacatcaaaaagcTCACAACGGGTCGCAATACCACCCATGGGTTTAAGATATcatttggtgtttttgtttcaaatcttAGGGCCGACAAGATTGCTTCTTTTCTTGTTAGGTCTCCAAAATAACCACTTTACAGTCAAAATATAACCAAAATATTTGTTACGCTTGATGtttattctatatatatatatatatatatatatgatgaaGCATTTATTCTGTGAAAGGGAGTATGACCCATGCCCCTGTTATCTTCCTTGATAAGAACAAGAGCTGTGGACTTTTCGCAGGATGGTACCGTGTCTGGAATGTTTTACGATTGAGGCTTAACCTTAAAACATGTCTGCTGTATAAAAATCAGGGCTGCGAGTTTGTGTTAAGAGTGTCGAGAGGAAATGTGAGCTCTCTTGTTCGCTCTCCTCGGCGGCGAGTAAAAAGAATATaaatctcttgtcttcctttcaGTCTATTAAATGTTCCAGGTTGCCTAAACCTGACATTAACACACCCTTGTTTTACAAAAGTGTAATATAACCTTATTTCCAACATTCTCCATTTTTTAGtaaattaaattatgttttccttctttttttacagtcagATTAATTTTCTTTGATGCCATAAATAATGTTGTCTATTCCTTCCAGTGTAAATTTAAACCAGAATATAGAATTTGTACCTACAGTACTGTTATAGTATTGTTATTCATTACTTACATTTTAATCAAGAACATCTTCCTTCAGAATCCAAATTATCTAATGTGCGTCTAGTTGGTAATTTTAGTACTTTCAATCAGCACTCCTGCCTTTAGCAAGTCCTTAATCACTAGCCAAATGTATCTCTACTTCTACTACATCTTACTTCAATAAACAATCTCTGGCATAGATAATATTCTCGTCTTTGCTCTGATTTCCACTTACTTACATGCtgtcattaaattaaaaattcagAATTCATAAAGAAGCAGTTTAAAGAGCTCTTCCTGTTcagttttaaagaaaaacaaaagcactgTCATCTCTATTCCTTATCTCCTCTAACGGCAACTCTTCCTATCTTAGCCCCTACTGTTTGCTTCTACCATAACTGTTAGTTGTTACCACTTATAATATATGCTTATGTCTTGTaccttttaataatctttttctcttCAACAGCAGGAGCTGAAACTGAATTCTCTTAGATAAACATTTTTCAAGTGATATTTTTCATTCGCACAAGCCCTTCAGTTTGCAATTTAGGAGTGTAGTCAAAAAGGGAGTGCAGGTTAGCTGAATTCTTGGCCACAGAAAGTGAAGGATTGGAGTCACTTAACCAGGGTCAGTCTGATAGGGAGAAACAGAGGCCTCTCATATTACACTTCCTGTCTGTTTATCAAAAAATCT includes these proteins:
- the etfbkmt gene encoding electron transfer flavoprotein beta subunit lysine methyltransferase isoform X2, which produces MRYYEYCRFWFERPELWPFDDPYWAIYWPGGQALSRYLLDNPGVSLGKSVLDLGSGCGASAIAAKLCGADQVVANDIDSVATLATCMNFKLNGLESPVCVTDNMIGSDPGNFDLILLGDMFYDETLACSLHAWLQHCIKAHNSQVLIGDPGRAHFEEHGFQRLLQKLAEFELPKSVREENYGLTCSSVWCYDQQLTLK
- the etfbkmt gene encoding electron transfer flavoprotein beta subunit lysine methyltransferase isoform X1, whose product is MRYYECKSSYYSFSMTLLNEARLLCIAPRGRGVMLKVVSTFRLSYLKSIRRRYFSTECLDEESIRRFIYENTKIVEDHNLTPEIKLRLFTPDCRFWFERPELWPFDDPYWAIYWPGGQALSRYLLDNPGVSLGKSVLDLGSGCGASAIAAKLCGADQVVANDIDSVATLATCMNFKLNGLESPVCVTDNMIGSDPGNFDLILLGDMFYDETLACSLHAWLQHCIKAHNSQVLIGDPGRAHFEEHGFQRLLQKLAEFELPKSVREENYGLTCSSVWCYDQQLTLK